Proteins co-encoded in one Gossypium arboreum isolate Shixiya-1 chromosome 11, ASM2569848v2, whole genome shotgun sequence genomic window:
- the LOC108472000 gene encoding uncharacterized protein LOC108472000: MSKPNGPLVSFVFLLVFSSIFSPKLVFGSVPVHERIIKRPDPLRHLKHYNDVFNVTNKHYWASTAFTGIHGYAMAGVWTLCGVYLGIFMIFKNSITSNESSSSWLTVHSDRYFLLLFILFLLLTLFAIIAASFVIAANQISQHRTKKLKNTLVKAGHEVTQSIRRLITAMTRMQYLLLPYDQKTSSRLNVTTHRLGRESRMIRNFVRNHEHSLDVAIQVPYIAHLGIASVNLLLLVAALVLFLLHWHPGLIFIIVFCWILTALCWVFTGFDFFLHIFAEDTCSTFEDFVQEPYNNSLSSLLPCMSSRKSEKILTEIGSTIHDFIGKLNSKITEVCTTMGLSEENFEMLGFKMICDPFSGAPDFNYEPGDCAKDAIPIGKIPDIISKFTCYKQNSTEACLENGKFLTEDASNKALAYSYTVESMLDVYPDLQSLTECTMVKNTFSEISLNQCKPFRSSLLWQWASMLSLSISMVFLVFTLILKAYQQRGRNFSICSVFPNRSNSVNVENQNVQ; this comes from the exons ATGTCCAAACCAAATGGACcccttgtttcatttgttttcctACTCGTTTTCTCTTCCATCTTTTCACCGAAGTTGGTTTTTGGATCAGTACCTGTTCATGAACGTATCATCAAGAGACCCGATCCTCTTCGACACTTGAAACACTACAATGATGTCTTTAATGTTACCAATAAGCATTACTGggct TCAACGGCATTTACAGGAATTCATGGGTATGCAATGGCGGGTGTTTGGACCTTGTGTGGAGTATATCTGGGGATTTTCATGATTTTCAAGAACTCAATAACCAGCAATGAATCTTCTTCTTCTTGGCTTACTGTCCATTCGGATCGTTACTTTTTGCTGCTGTTTATATTGTTCCTACTCTTAACGTTGTTCGCCAT aattgcTGCCAGCTTCGTCATTGCAGCAAACCAGATCTCTCAGCACAGAACAAAGAAACTGAAGAACACACTTGTAAAAGCTGGACATGAGGTTACCCAATCCATTCGAAGATTAATTACCGCAATGACAAGAATGCAGTACCTTCTGCTTCCTTATGATCAAAAGACGTCATCGAGATTGAACGTGACAACTCATAGACTCGGAAGGGAATCCCGAATGATTCGCAATTTCGTTAGGAATCATGAACATTCACTGGATGTGGCGATTCAAGTTCC ATACATAGCACATCTTGGGATTGCAAGTGTTAACTTGCTCTTGTTGGTTGCTGCACTAG TTCTGTTCCTTCTACATTGGCATCCTGGACTTATCTT cataattgtttTTTGCTGGATCTTAACAGCTCTGTGCTGGGTTTTCACCGGTTTTGATTTTTTCCTTCACAT TTTTGCTGAAGATACTTGTTCAACTTTTGAAGATTTTGTGCAAGAACCCTACAACAACAGTTTAAGCTCATTGTTACCCTGCATGAGTTCAAGAAAATCAGAGAAAATTTTGACCGAGATCGGTTCCACCATCCATGATTTCATAGGGAAG TTGAACTCAAAAATAACTGAGGTGTGTACAACTATGGGGCTGAGCGAAGAAAATTTCGAAATGCTCGGATTCAAGATGATATGTGACCCGTTCTCCGGAGCACCAGACTTCAACTATGAGCCTGGAGACTGTGCTAAAGATGCCATCCCTATCGGTAAAATACCAGAC ATCATTTCAAAGTTCACCTGTTACAAACAGAATTCAACCGAAGCATGCTTAGAGAATGGGAAATTCCTTACAGAGGATGCTTCCAACAAGGCATTGGCATATAGCTATACTGTTGAGTCAATGCTTGATGTATATCCTGATCTGCAGAGCTTGACAGAATGTACCATGGTGAAAAACACATTCTCTGAGATTTCCCTGAATCAATGCAAGCCATTCAGGTCATCCCTTCTTTGGCAGTGGGCGTCTATGCTATCCCTTTCCATTTCCATGGTGTTTTTAGTGTTCACTCTGATTCTCAAGGCTTATCAACAAAGGGGAAGAAACTTTTCTATATGTTCAGTCTTCCCTAACAGATCAAACTCTGTAAATGTAGAAAATCAAAATGTACagtaa